The Metabacillus litoralis genome contains a region encoding:
- a CDS encoding helix-turn-helix domain-containing protein, whose product MDYYDVIENSLIYIEDHLHQPLSLESVASTFHMSKFYFHRLFSAMMGSSLNQYILSRRLNASLRLMSNENLSLTDITYQLNFGTPSSFSRAFKRQYGIAPSTFLKGNDKTIAQVPIPSVVKRPLKNINGDLVTDFTLTEFETIRLCGIAFEVDLTTDYKTKIRSYSETLLNNINNTINGSCYVIYSNCQPNSTRFKVLFGVPSDIKIDQPYFFTIDVPELFCAKFNYSGDILDIGDILKTDFARFLKISKQEPENSDIELIQVFDNIHHLNSAYNIYTPIKKLPIDFDD is encoded by the coding sequence ATGGACTATTATGATGTAATAGAAAATTCCCTTATCTACATTGAAGATCATCTTCACCAACCATTATCATTGGAATCTGTTGCTAGTACCTTCCACATGTCAAAATTTTATTTTCATAGACTTTTTTCTGCCATGATGGGATCCTCACTAAATCAATACATACTATCCCGAAGATTAAATGCATCGCTAAGATTAATGTCAAACGAAAACCTTTCCTTAACAGATATTACTTATCAACTAAACTTTGGAACTCCATCATCATTCTCCCGTGCATTCAAACGTCAATACGGTATAGCTCCAAGTACTTTCCTTAAAGGAAATGACAAAACGATCGCTCAAGTACCAATTCCTTCAGTGGTAAAAAGACCCCTAAAAAACATTAACGGCGATCTTGTCACTGATTTCACCCTAACTGAATTTGAGACAATTAGACTATGTGGGATAGCCTTTGAAGTTGATCTTACAACCGATTACAAGACAAAGATTCGCTCTTATTCAGAAACGCTACTAAATAACATTAATAACACAATTAATGGTTCTTGCTATGTTATCTATTCAAACTGTCAGCCAAATTCAACCCGTTTCAAGGTTTTGTTCGGTGTTCCATCCGATATCAAAATTGATCAACCTTATTTTTTCACAATTGATGTACCGGAACTCTTTTGTGCCAAGTTCAACTATTCGGGTGATATTCTGGATATAGGTGATATTCTAAAAACTGATTTTGCCAGGTTTTTAAAGATTTCTAAGCAAGAACCCGAGAATTCGGATATTGAGCTCATTCAAGTTTTTGATAACATTCACCATCTAAATTCGGCCTATAACATTTACACACCTATTAAAAAACTACCTATAGATTTTGATGACTAA